In Kitasatospora sp. NBC_00240, the following are encoded in one genomic region:
- a CDS encoding helix-turn-helix transcriptional regulator: MSASINPTVRRRRLGAELRRLRETLGMTAEEVAGRLMVSQSKISRLENGRRSISQRDVRDLCDVYNVDDERIRAGLMEMARESRQRGWWHEFSDIPYSVYIGLEAEASSIRAYESSFVPGLLQTQAYAEAVVQGTQPDTDATAVSRRVEVRLKRQSRIYGENQLGSLWAVIDEAVLRREVGGSEVMYRQLNQLLELSARSNINLQVIPFRHGAHPGMTGTFSLMEFPESADSTVVYFEGVTSDLYLEKDADVRRYTGLYDHLRAAALSVAESRSLIAKIAEGYQP, translated from the coding sequence GTGTCCGCGAGCATCAATCCCACAGTGCGCCGCCGAAGGCTCGGCGCCGAACTGCGGCGCCTGCGCGAGACCCTGGGAATGACGGCGGAGGAGGTGGCCGGTCGACTGATGGTCTCCCAGTCCAAGATCAGCCGCCTGGAGAACGGCCGCCGCAGCATCAGTCAACGGGACGTCAGGGACCTCTGCGACGTCTACAACGTCGACGACGAGCGGATCCGCGCCGGGCTGATGGAGATGGCCAGGGAGTCCCGGCAGCGCGGCTGGTGGCACGAGTTCAGCGACATCCCCTACAGCGTCTACATCGGCCTGGAGGCGGAGGCCTCCTCGATCCGGGCCTACGAGTCGTCCTTCGTACCGGGACTGCTGCAGACCCAGGCGTACGCCGAGGCCGTGGTGCAGGGCACCCAGCCGGACACCGACGCCACGGCCGTGTCACGGCGGGTGGAGGTGCGCCTCAAGCGGCAGAGCCGGATCTACGGCGAGAACCAGCTGGGCAGCCTCTGGGCGGTGATAGACGAGGCGGTGCTGCGCCGCGAGGTCGGTGGCTCGGAGGTGATGTACCGCCAGCTGAACCAGCTGCTCGAGCTGAGCGCCCGCTCCAACATCAATCTGCAGGTGATCCCGTTCAGGCACGGCGCCCACCCCGGCATGACCGGGACATTCTCCCTCATGGAGTTCCCCGAGTCCGCGGATTCGACGGTTGTCTACTTCGAAGGGGTGACAAGCGACCTCTACCTGGAGAAGGACGCCGACGTGCGCCGCTATACCGGACTGTACGACCACCTGAGGGCCGCAGCCCTGAGTGTCGCGGAGAGCCGGTCACTGATAGCCAAGATCGCAGAGGGGTACCAACCATGA
- a CDS encoding DUF397 domain-containing protein — protein MTTKFENGLTWRKSSHSGGNGACVEIAVPSAAAVAVRDSKDPHGPQLHFSKEAWASFATAAGSGSFGEI, from the coding sequence ATGACCACCAAGTTCGAGAACGGTCTCACCTGGCGCAAGAGCAGCCACAGTGGCGGCAACGGTGCCTGTGTGGAGATCGCCGTGCCGAGCGCGGCCGCCGTCGCGGTACGCGACTCCAAGGACCCGCACGGTCCGCAGCTGCACTTCTCCAAGGAGGCCTGGGCCTCGTTCGCCACCGCGGCCGGCTCGGGATCGTTCGGCGAGATCTGA
- a CDS encoding ADP-ribosylglycohydrolase family protein has protein sequence MPLWSRAQQQDFRSRVRGCLLGGAIGDALGAGIEFESLEKIQAVHGPQGVTGYVPAYGRTGAITDDTQMSLFTVDGLIRAHIRRDSGGWHPPTDVHLAYLRWAATQRDWGPDERRPDLGWLGREEWLYAQRAPGQACLSGLSGPQADRLGTLDAPKNPHSKGCGTVMRAAPFGLLTSWEPGLVFQLAVECSVLTHGHPTGYLSAGALAVIVHTVARGGTLEEGVHLALALLSERPSHEETTAALRGALDAVRAGEPSAERVEALGEGWVAEEALAIGVYCALVAYDVKSGLLLAVNHSGDSDSTGAICGNLLGALHGDTALPPELLAALEGRGTILELADDFVLELMHGPELHGQDAGEGTAWAVRYPVVR, from the coding sequence CCGGGTGCGCGGCTGCCTGCTCGGCGGGGCGATCGGTGACGCGCTCGGGGCCGGCATCGAGTTCGAGTCGCTGGAGAAGATCCAGGCCGTGCACGGCCCGCAGGGGGTGACGGGGTACGTCCCCGCCTACGGCCGGACCGGTGCGATAACCGACGACACCCAGATGTCCCTGTTCACCGTGGACGGCCTGATCCGGGCCCACATCCGCCGCGACAGCGGCGGCTGGCACCCGCCCACCGACGTCCACCTGGCCTATCTGCGGTGGGCCGCCACCCAGCGCGACTGGGGGCCGGACGAGCGGCGCCCGGATCTCGGCTGGCTCGGCCGCGAGGAGTGGCTGTACGCCCAGCGGGCGCCCGGCCAGGCCTGCCTGTCCGGACTCTCCGGCCCCCAGGCGGACCGCCTGGGCACCCTGGACGCGCCCAAGAACCCGCACTCCAAGGGCTGCGGCACGGTGATGCGGGCCGCGCCCTTCGGGCTGCTCACCTCATGGGAGCCGGGGCTGGTCTTCCAGCTCGCGGTGGAGTGCTCGGTGCTGACGCACGGCCACCCCACCGGCTACCTCTCGGCGGGCGCGCTGGCGGTCATCGTCCACACGGTGGCCCGCGGCGGCACCCTGGAGGAGGGCGTGCACCTCGCGCTGGCGCTCCTCTCCGAGCGCCCGTCGCACGAGGAGACCACGGCGGCGCTGCGGGGCGCCCTGGACGCCGTCCGGGCCGGCGAGCCGTCCGCGGAGCGGGTGGAGGCGCTCGGCGAGGGCTGGGTGGCCGAGGAGGCGCTGGCGATCGGCGTCTACTGCGCGCTGGTGGCGTACGACGTGAAGTCCGGCCTGCTGCTCGCGGTCAACCATTCGGGGGACAGCGACTCCACCGGTGCGATCTGCGGCAACCTGCTCGGCGCGCTGCACGGGGACACCGCACTGCCGCCGGAGCTGCTGGCCGCGCTGGAGGGCCGGGGGACGATTCTGGAGCTCGCGGACGACTTCGTGCTGGAGCTGATGCACGGGCCGGAACTGCACGGCCAGGACGCAGGGGAGGGGACGGCCTGGGCGGTGCGCTACCCGGTGGTCCGCTGA
- a CDS encoding glycosyltransferase family 39 protein — MTPSAPARTVSRLTGNVWIWPALVALCIGGYRMTTPGLWRDEVSTWTASTRSLGDLLRMLDHVDASNGVYYVLMHGWTAVVGDSTVALRLPSVLAMAGAAAFSALTARRMFDSRVAGLAGGLLLAVVPSISRYAQEARSYALVTCAVAAATWLLLRALDRPGLGRWAAFSACLALAGGAHLISLSTVGGQLALVLLHLWRTRAALDLRLLWHYPLAVAAALAPVVPLMQLGSSQSDRQLGWIPTPTVYALRAFGKQLFASADVYHVFGALALATLLWSGRRIPALQLLLLAVVPVVGVWAVSLGETSYFIDRYLLFTLPAWASLAGGGVGALYATARRWAPARVCAVLALALVAVPAVLALPQQRVLRGAFSHEWDDDYRSAAAVIAAGFRPGDGMVAPHGQKNWAMIGPGVDFYLPRNLHPYPVFLQNTAAQAEDLFPAECPVAAECLGPSGRIWVVTFEGAADPLHSLPGDQANALLAQYRPTEVKQMRGLTVSLLERKG; from the coding sequence ATGACGCCATCCGCGCCCGCCCGAACCGTTTCCCGGCTGACGGGCAATGTGTGGATATGGCCCGCGCTGGTCGCGCTCTGCATCGGCGGCTACCGGATGACCACCCCGGGCCTGTGGCGGGACGAGGTGTCCACCTGGACCGCGTCCACCCGTAGCCTCGGCGACCTGCTGCGGATGCTGGACCACGTCGACGCCAGCAACGGCGTCTACTACGTCCTGATGCACGGCTGGACCGCCGTCGTCGGCGACTCGACCGTCGCCCTGCGACTGCCGTCCGTGCTCGCCATGGCCGGCGCCGCGGCCTTCTCCGCGCTCACCGCGCGACGGATGTTCGACAGCCGGGTGGCGGGCCTGGCGGGCGGGCTGCTCCTGGCGGTCGTCCCCAGCATCTCCCGGTACGCCCAGGAGGCCCGCTCGTACGCGCTGGTCACCTGCGCGGTGGCGGCCGCCACCTGGCTGCTGCTGCGGGCGCTCGACCGGCCCGGCCTCGGCCGGTGGGCCGCCTTCAGCGCCTGCCTGGCGCTGGCGGGGGGTGCCCACCTGATCTCGCTCAGTACGGTGGGCGGACAGCTGGCGCTGGTGCTGCTGCACCTGTGGCGCACCCGGGCCGCGTTGGACCTGCGGCTGCTCTGGCACTACCCGCTGGCGGTGGCGGCCGCGCTGGCGCCGGTGGTGCCGCTGATGCAGTTGGGCAGCAGCCAGTCCGACCGCCAGCTCGGCTGGATCCCCACCCCGACCGTTTACGCGTTGCGGGCCTTCGGCAAGCAGCTGTTCGCCTCGGCGGACGTCTACCACGTGTTCGGGGCGCTGGCGCTGGCCACCCTGCTGTGGTCCGGACGGCGGATCCCGGCACTCCAGCTGCTGCTGCTCGCCGTGGTGCCGGTGGTCGGGGTCTGGGCAGTCTCGCTCGGCGAGACCTCCTACTTCATCGACCGCTACCTGCTCTTCACCCTGCCGGCCTGGGCCTCGCTGGCCGGCGGCGGGGTCGGCGCGCTGTACGCGACCGCGCGGCGCTGGGCGCCCGCCAGGGTCTGCGCGGTGCTGGCGCTCGCCCTGGTCGCCGTCCCGGCGGTGCTGGCCCTGCCGCAGCAGCGGGTGCTGCGCGGCGCGTTCTCGCACGAGTGGGACGACGACTACCGGAGCGCCGCCGCGGTGATAGCGGCCGGCTTCCGTCCCGGGGACGGCATGGTCGCCCCGCACGGCCAGAAGAACTGGGCGATGATCGGGCCCGGCGTCGACTTCTACCTGCCGCGCAACCTCCACCCGTACCCGGTCTTCCTGCAGAACACGGCGGCCCAGGCCGAGGACCTCTTCCCGGCCGAGTGCCCGGTGGCCGCCGAGTGCCTGGGCCCGAGCGGCCGGATCTGGGTGGTGACCTTCGAGGGCGCCGCGGACCCGCTGCACAGCCTGCCGGGCGACCAGGCGAACGCGCTGCTCGCGCAGTACCGGCCCACCGAGGTCAAGCAGATGCGGGGGCTCACGGTGTCCCTGCTGGAGCGCAAGGGCTGA
- a CDS encoding GPP34 family phosphoprotein, with product MGKSRRTIPEELLLLALDPTTGTTAQPQTLDLGLAGAQLVELSLAGRIVPDGDRIAVVLPRPTGDPTLDHALELLRRRGSPVRAAHWIGGPRLGLRQTYLAHLERCGMVTAVPGQVCGVLPTTRYQASDDCSNAAIKQRLDTSIRTGVPPDPRTAALAALAHAVGLGKHLYPGNEGRSSRSRLRDLIRYDPLGGMVAHAVMDVQNGLPSQQGRNNAQPGAAPVPGSRQPGGRAVPTRVGAR from the coding sequence ATGGGCAAGAGCCGCAGAACAATTCCCGAGGAACTCTTGTTGCTCGCACTGGACCCGACCACGGGTACCACGGCGCAGCCGCAGACCCTCGACCTCGGACTCGCCGGGGCACAGCTCGTCGAGCTGTCCCTGGCCGGACGGATAGTCCCGGATGGGGACCGGATCGCCGTGGTGCTGCCACGACCGACCGGTGACCCCACTCTGGACCACGCCCTGGAACTGCTGCGCCGTCGTGGCAGTCCGGTACGTGCTGCGCACTGGATCGGCGGGCCCCGGCTGGGGCTACGGCAGACCTACCTGGCGCACCTTGAACGGTGCGGCATGGTGACTGCGGTGCCGGGACAGGTGTGCGGGGTTCTTCCGACGACGCGCTACCAGGCGTCGGACGACTGCTCGAACGCCGCCATCAAGCAGCGTCTCGACACGTCGATCCGCACCGGTGTGCCGCCGGACCCGAGGACGGCCGCACTGGCCGCACTGGCCCACGCCGTGGGCCTCGGCAAGCATCTCTACCCGGGCAACGAGGGCAGGTCGTCGCGGTCGCGACTGCGCGACCTGATCCGTTACGACCCGCTCGGTGGGATGGTCGCGCACGCCGTGATGGACGTGCAGAACGGCCTTCCGTCCCAGCAGGGCCGTAACAACGCCCAGCCGGGTGCCGCGCCGGTGCCCGGCAGCCGGCAGCCCGGCGGCCGGGCCGTACCCACCCGGGTCGGTGCCCGGTGA